The region aaaaaagataaaaatgatttGACACATCattgaataaaattgtacaaagaaaaaaatgtataattaataatatggtAAAATAAGAAATACCTTGAagattgataaaattttataaaaaatagtcgAATAGGTGAGAGATGATAAAAGTTGTTATAgcaaaattaaagttttttaaataaaacaaaaattgaggataaaaaaatataaaagtgttGGTAGGCAGAGCTACTTCACCTATGAATGAAgaatggttttgatgatgtctactggaTTAGAATAAAACATAGATTTGGTCTAGTTAGGTTATGCATTAGGctaatagtttttctttatcagATGTAAATTAGGCCTGCTTTGTGCTGCTTTGGACCATTACACTCTTGTTGGTGCAAACATGAATGGCTGGttgtttaactaatggattagttgTGAGTACTGCACTAAGGCCatgaaaatacactcacgataatcgactaggtaaattgctaatcaaTTAATGACAGCAGAAAACTCTGTATAAAAGCTGGTTTTAGAATCTGTTTTGGGACTGGACAGCATTGACAAATCACGCAGTTTTTCCTTCTGAGAGAGAGCCTTCTGATAGTCACAGAGAGATTGATCATTCTGGAAGATCATTCAAGTGCAGATCCAAGAAGATTGAtagttgattctaccatgatgggtcttgcttgaatcaaggagcatattgtcaaatctgcacaacatagGTGTATTTGTTTCTTGTTGATTCTGTTTATTGTATTcctgattacagttgcttcattgtgtgaagtgtaggcctaggtacaattgcgtggatgcattgctcctagggggagttcttgattagtagatcaagttcttgggttttaggttctagaattatataggtgttcttgtaattcttggattcTAATTGTATTAGTGGTAAAGTGGatttacttaggagaagactggacgtagattctttttgaatcgaaccagtataaattgtggtGTATTGCTTCTTTCTCTTCTATCACAatctttcttaattgtttttaaacagtccattaacccataacaacgaaattgattaattgagctttaagacttaaagactccttcaagattcacattaaacaagtgaaaaactcattaatcaattcagatcccttcGTGGTTAAGAATATTAGACAgatctatttttttaacaaaaagaagataagtttttATGTTACCTAGTAAGTGAATGGCTAACTTGATAGAATACTTCAAATTAAGagtcaaacttttttttatgtgaaaaaaataagtaataaataaagtattaagtaaaaataatcaaatgtgagacataaaatctattttattcattgaagttgataatacattatttgaatataaaatcatacaaaaaaataaaaaatataatcaagatTATAATAAGAGAGAAAGTACTTTATgtgaattttgtaaatatagACCAAGTCaaatacttaaataatttaaatggaaaCATGATGATATATATATCAATGCAATATGAGAATCAAGAACTAAAGCATTACATGTATATACATAATCATCCCATCCCCTTATATCCATACTCGTCTTCATATACCCATACTCAATTTAAGAAGATTGAGTCGTAGCCCATagatgattttttatcaaaacgATAACAACTTAAAATAATGTGTACCAGACAAGTTAATTTACCATCTCtagtcaaatatataaaaacttcatttaatataatagacaattctaaatttaatataatacagaagaaacaaaattaaaaatatatttttctattattaaatgtttaatcgtcattatatataatacttaTTTGTAAAAGAATGAATGAAATGACACTTGCACTTGCAGTTCTTTAattctctttttcctttttttttttttttgtctctttcTCTTATAGTTGTTGTTGTGATAATGGAATGATCCTTACACACTATCACACCATTGGGAAATTTGCGTGGCTTCTACTTATGCCACAGAATTGAAGAATATGACTGTTGCAGAGAATAAAATTTTGTACCCTTTTATCTTTATGCTTAGAGTTTTTATCACTGTGGGACCATGCAAGGGAGAAAGATGAAGATGACTATGTATGGTATGGTAGGTGAGGTACAAGAATCAATTATAATGCATATATGTCAAAATTCTATCAATTAGAATCAATTACAACATAGGAAGGAACAATGTGAAATAGGTTTAGGTTTTCACGTTCTTTACGTTAAAAACCTCAAATCAATTACTCTGGTTAATTAATCTTCTATCATCTCTTCTACTACTaaactgtttttcttttcacCAAAACATAACCCatcttacttttttatatttttttttggtggAAACAAAGAAAGAGtaagttaaaaaagaaactatGTAGCATCCCCATTTGAAGAAAATGATGTATCTTTTGCACCAAGTTCAACTACTTTTTATCTATTCCATTAAATATTGCTGTTCAATACAGTTACATCATTGATGAGTACCACACACATTCATAACATTAGTTGGTtggagaagaatttcaaatttcaaaataatagttaatttcAAATCTTAGGTGTACATGGGCATGTGAAAGAAAAGAGGTGTGGTCTTGTGCATTGTTTAGACCTTTGAAATAGaacaaaagatttacaaaaacTGAAAGTGTTAAAATGCAAGAAACAATATCCatgaaaatactaaaatataagaaacaatATATcggaaaaataatatatcaaatgTAACTCGTCTTCAGTAATAACAAACTGTGGCAAGATTTTATGAAATTCGCAATAAGGGAAAAGAAATAACTAAAcaatttaaatcttttataatattttatataaagataatattaTTGGTAAGATGtcaaacatataaaacatttagataattctaaaattatatatatattattaataagaagaagaaaaaattaaaaatgtatttttctattattacatatttaattctcATTATATACAATATCTATTTGTAACAGAATGAATGAAGTAACACTTAGTTGCAGTTCTTTAATTCTCTTCTCCCTTTTTTTGTCTCTTTTTCTTATGATGAAATGGTCCTTACACACCATTGACAATGTGGCTTGTACATTATACAGGTAAGAAACCTATCTACTTCTGCTGCAGAGTTGAAGAATATCATTGATCCAGACAcgaaaattcaaatatattttgttgacaCGCTTACTTCGGTTGAGAACTCAATTCTAAAgatatttagttattaaaaataataatttttatatttacaaaaaatagagaaattgaaaaaaaaaacccttaaTATGTAAACAAATTTGTTGAGTGAGAAGATAATAGtatctaaaacaaattttgtacTAATCATCATGTCTCAGggaattgttttcaaaaaacgTTTCGAATGATGAAGAGAATGACAACATTGTTAGGATCAATCATCCCATTTCTTTAAAATGTctaaaaatataagagaaagaagaagaattcAAACtacatttaatctttttaatcttaactcttaaataatggagaattattaaatatatcgGAACATAATTATTATCACGGTAGTACAATATCAAGAAAGAAGACGATATTTGATAAATAAGATACAAggatgattatatatatatatatatatatatatatatatatatatatatatatatatatatatatataaataatgggTGAAAAGATAAGCGAAAATACgtgaaatatttataatacttgtaatttttcataattcgtGTACAagtttattcttattatttattcttagatatgttaaataaaagaaattaagatattttctttattttatgcatcttttaaattttatcgaATGAAATTATGTTCttcttaatttagtattttttattcttaaataacttttatatttatattttttttaattttagttaatccCAAAAAAAAAAGCTGTTTAATCTATCACAACAATTGAATAGGTATCAGTGTAACTTATTTGAGAACtacaaatacttttttttaataattaagataattttataaaatgtggtgaatattattttaacccACATAATCCATGTTATAATAAAACCAATTATTTTCTCACCCCTGTTTACTATGTATCCTATTCATTTATGGTAATGCTTACTAtcttaaacaatataaaatatattcaatatttatatgtaataaCTATAAATATGATTTGATAATTAACAGGTGACCAAATTTATATATAGTAAGTaagtaagaagaagaagaccatatacaagaagaagaagaggaagaccATATACAAAAACCAATAATTTAGAACCATTATTAGATTAGAGGTTCTAacagatttttatttatttattttatatatatatatatatatatgtatgtatatatgtatgtatgtatacacGGATTTCCAATTAAGTTAAGAAACCaagaaaatttagttttaaaaatactttatctAATTTAATGTTGTACAACTTTTTCCTCTCACAatccaaagaaagaaaaataaatttgtttgttgtttaGATGATAATAGCAAGCAACCTTATATGGTAGGTGTAAAATATTGAGATCACGTAAGGAATGGTTTCAATTTTGCATATATTCCGCAAATAACACGTTCCCAAAAGAAAGACCCATTATGGACATCAATAatgtgtaaataaaatattaatctcaTCAATAGattaatgataatttatttagtaacttcacataaaacttttctttttttcatttaaaattatatagatgggacTGAGATAGTAAGACGGTTATTAGAACAATAAAAGGTTTAATATCAGAAATAATGCACCCTAAACATCTTTATACTATgtataaattacaaaatgatattaaaagaaattatttacaaaataagaaTGTTCATTTACTTCtgcaagaataaaaaaagaaatttaattattttttaataaaaataaaagttgtggACCCCACATCTCTCGTTTTTCTTTGGAAAGATTACCAACTACCATAGCGGCTGTTATTGCAGGACTATTAAACTAAGGCTCACACTTCCATTGTCACAAAGAACCAAACAAGACACAAACAATGCCTTCTCAAACGGAAAAACCAAAGCTTGTTCTGCCTCTCAAAACCCGAGTTACGTTATCCTTTCTCTCCGCCGTAACGGATTTTGCGCGCCGCTGCGACGGCACCGTTAATCGCGGTTTCATGAAATTCCTCGATTACAAGACCCCATCCAAAGCCAAATCCGTTAACGGCGTTTCTACTAAAGACGTCACTGTTGACGCCAACAGAAACCTCTGGATTCGCGTCTTTACTCCCAAAGGCTACTCCGGTGACGGCGTTCTTCCCGTCGTCATTTTCTTCCACGGCGGCGGCTTCGCTTTCCTCTCGCCGGACTCCTTTGCTTATGACGCCGTGTGCCGCCGATTCTGCCGCCGGATCCCTGCCGTTATTGTCTCTGTGAACTATCGCCACACGCCGGAGCACCGGTTCCCTTCGCAATACGACGACGGCGAGGACGTCCTCAAGTTCCTTGCCGAGAATCCCGCGGTGCTGCCGGAATATGCTGATTTGTCAAAGTGCTTCCTCGCTGGCGACAGCGCCGGCGCGAATTTGGCTCACCAGGTGGCGGTCCGGGTCGCCAAGTCGGGTCTCCGTGGAGTTCGGCTCGTCGGGTTGGTTTCCATTCAGCCGTGGTTTGGCGGGGAGGAGCGTACTGCCGCGGAGGTGAAATTTGAGGGTGCGCCGCTGGTGTCGACGTCAAGAACCGATTGGCTGTGGAAGGCGTTTTTGCCGGAGGGATCAGATCGCGATCACTGGGCGGTAAATGTGAGCGGAGCGAATTCGGAGGATTTGTCGGGTCTGGATTACCCGAATACCCTTGTGATTGTGGGTGGATTTGACCCGTTACAAGATTGGCAAAGAAGGTATTGTGAGTGGTTGAAAAAATCAGGGAAAAAGGCACAACTAATTGAATATCCAACCATGATTCATGCATTTTATATTTTCCCTGAATTGCCAGAATCATCTCAATTGATCTCACAGGTCAAAGATTTCATCACCAACAGAATCTCTGATTTGAAATTATCACTGTGAGTTCAAAAATCAAAGATTTCATATAACTGTTGGAGTCTACCGTTGAggttttgcaaatttttttctttaggccttaaaaatatttagtattttgtatttctaaatttttatcaTTAGTTTCGGGTTTAAGGTTGTGATGATGATTAAGGTGTGTTGTTTAGTAGTATATGCTAGTTTGAatctttataaatgaaaaatcagttttattGTTGTAAGGTTTATATCCCTGTTCTATTATCTGTTGCTCGAAAATTAATTAGCcgttagttttaataaaaaattatcttttttttttgtgttgagtattaaaaatatactaatatttaaaatatttttttaatatatttttaaatatcaaaattaatgataatcgatatataaaaaatatatgatagaaAAACAGAGAAACAGTATAGGAAAAATCAtcaaaaaaatccatttttttttagtttgataCACCGTCCCTTTTCATTGCTAATTCTTACCCAGTTGGCTAATTGTGTGGTTTATATTGAAAGTCgctttcaaaaaaataattattttatggtgagggaaatataattatatacttATGGTGCACATACTATACACCAACATATTTAGCAAGACAACAAATTGGGAACATGTGGACAAatttatcacaaaaataataatttggttCAATATGTTACATCAACTTTATCAACTCAACCCATTTTTCTTTCCAATAATAactcaatttttaataatattaatgtctTTTTCTAGTAAGAACATTGGAATAGTCTTTAAGGTAGTTTGTataagatatattttatatgttagaCATTATattgtcttttatttataataaattacaaacTTATACGAACATTTAAGAcgatattaaataaatgagttcgatttaaaatgttaatgttATTACTTAagtacataatataaaaaatattaatgttaaatcTACAAGTCTTTTGATGTATATGATAGTGTGTTTATTATGATTATCTCGAGTCTATTGTCTTTTGTAAGTTATATAGAACATTTTCATTCCTAATGTATATAATCAATTAAAccttaaatcttgaaaaatgtATCTTCCCTAACGGTGGTTAGTATTGAATGTTATTTATCTTAGATCTTGTCGAATACGTTGGCCCAAATAATTTGGTGGTACCTTTGACAAATTTCTCTTGCCATTTTATGGTAgttttttttcactaatttgAACATATTCAATTACATTACATATGTTAGTCGGTATACGAATCACCacaataaatatttgtaatggtgaaatacattatttttctgtttcattGAATCTTGTTTGGAAGTACTCATCATGATTACTCATAGTATATACAATTTGAAGGGATGAGTTCTTTGACATTTGAAATCGTCGTCAAAATTGAttgttagtttttatataactttaaataaatagtgAATGAATAACTAATTATGTTCTTTTTGATAACCTCGATATCACCTTTCTTCTTAGaatttattgttgtattttatataattttattatataaaattattattctctattttattattattattattattatggattactattaattaataaattatattatttgtaaatatcaattatattgtccaattattattaatttatggataatatatattgaGTTTCTGATGAATGATCCGTGATGGGTTGGATTGTTCAATGAACGGTCTGTGATAGACTTAAGTATTCAGGAACTTGTTGAGAGGTCCCTGGTCTCTATTGGCAaggatataaaattgatatcccATTAATCAGTTTATTATTATGACGTAACATTACACTTAGATATGAAATACGTTTTAGAATAACCTACCAGAAAGAGAACAACATGGTCTCAACACACTTACCATGGATCTTTTATTGATTTCATGTGTTCTACAAGTGCTAATTTTCCACCTACTCTCTCAATAATGAGGTACCTTTCTCGTTTTGTTTGTTTAAGTATTGAGAACTGTTCAATTAATTTAGGGTTTGGTTTATGTTCTGGTCAAGAAAAGTGCTGAATAATtcttaaccaaaaacaaaaagaaagaaatatctTTAACCTTAGCTTAAGATATGCttaggtaaaaaataatatgttcCTGGATCATGGGAGtaacattcttatttataataggTAAATCAGTTACAAATATCATAGATATacataattaatacataataatcTTAAAGATAATCACAAATATCTTTCTAAATCTCAACTAAAATATTACATCAACTAGCCCAAATAACAACtaatatatctataacaatcACCAATCTCATCTTTGCAATCTTATCAGTTCTGATTTGGTCTGCTTTATGACGATGCTACCTTTCTACATATCTCCATCACCATGTCTACATTTCTTCATCACCACGTCGGCTTTATGACGATGCTACCCTTCTATATCTCTCCATCACCATGTTTACATTTCTTCATCACCATGTCGACTTTATGACGATGCTACCCTTCTACATATCTCCATCACCATGTCTACATTTCTTCCCTTGTCTTATTACCGTCGTGTTCTTGGTGAGTACAGTTTATATGATTGATCTTTGTGATTCATAGTCTAACATTTATTTGCTAGAGTTATCAACTATATGTTGTCTTTTCCTTTTGACTAGTTTCAAAATGTACTCTTCTTCATGGATGTTCATAATTTCTTCTTCCATGATTCCTGTATCATTCATGTACTTTGTGTTTTTTGAGATCCACCAAATTCTTTGTATTATTTGGTTATGAAAATGGAAATATGGTTGAGAGAACGAGATAAAAatttgcttatatatatatatatatatatatatatatatatatatatatatatatatacaagtgACGGATCTTTAGACAAAATTTAAGAAGCGTCAAGATAAATGATTAAGTATGTTTCTAATCACTGAATTTTGACACGAGATTGAAATTCGTCAttatttgaaactttgaaaCATTTTGGTTCTTAaactttataaatgaataaatataattcttttatgtaTTAAACACGTTTCCAAATAGTTATTGAAGCGGGAACATGTTagataatataaacaataaaagtaCTAGCATGAACGTGTTTAACACTTCAAAAGCATTTAacgtaatttaatttaatttaaagaactatatttattcatttttaaagtttaaagattaaaatatattgaagttttgGACGATGAACGAATTCTAATTTCGCATCAAGactcaaaaactaaaaaaacatatttaaatgcAAGATAAATATATACAGATTTTAGAGGTatcaaattcataaaatatattaaaatatatatatctatatatataaatatattaattttaatgtataactaatttaattttaatgtgttattcaaaatattctaatcaatttttaagattatatatatatatgattgctTCTTAGTCAGGTGACCACCTCCTCAACTTCTTATTTTACCCTCTCCTATTcaagtatttttaataatggTCCATCCCACTAATTCACGTCCCCTAACATACCTTAAAAAATCATCACAATAATTGACTTAAAATCCTCATTTTACATTAGGAATGTATAAACAAACCCATAAACAATTTTACTTAAAGCCTCCTCATCTTAGACCTAAATCTCAATTGGCCTATGACCTATCACTACACAATTCCCTGACCTCAGCTTTCTAGAAGTTCATTACTATAgacaaaaatatctttcaattcttttacttaAGGCCCCTTCGGTCTTGGACCTAATACACCCAattaatttacttatatttttcaaaattttcaaaatttcaatttcataatacactcaattattattattattattattaaatataaaagaataaaaatgttttttttctctacttcctatAATAAATAGCTgcaacaaacacaaacaaaacacaatttTCTTAAACAAAGCATGGCTCAATTGGTATTATTTGACCACTACCACTGTAAAAAGAGATAACTAACAACATTAATTTATTCTATTGGGCGAGTTTCTTGTTAATGAAATCCTTGATCTGTGTCATCATTTGAGAAGACTCAGGCAAGTCaggaaaaacataaaaagcATGAAACATTTTCGGATATTCAACCAATTGGGCCTTTTTACCCGATTTTGTTAACCACTCGTAATACCTTCTTTGCCAATCTTGTAAAGGATCAAACCCACCCACAATCACAAGGGTATCCGGGTAATCCAAACCCGACAAATCCTCCGAATTCGGCCCACTCACGTTGCATGCTCCGTGATCACGATCCGATCCGTCAGGCAAAAACGCCTTCCACATCCAATCGGCCCTCTCCATTGACACCAGCGGCgcaccttcaaacttcacctcAGCCTCCGTCCGCTCCTCCCCGCCGAAAAATGGCTGGATCGTCACCAACCCGAGGACCTGGATTCTCCGAAACCCCGAATTCTCAACTAGATTTTCCCGGATTCCCATCTTCCCGACCCGAACTGCGACGTTGTGAGCTAAGTTAGCACCGGCGCTGTCGCCGGCAAGGAAACATTTTGACACATCAGCGTTCTCCGGCAGTACCATGCGATTCTCGTCAAGGAAGTGGAGGAAATTCTGGCCGTCGTCGTACTGCGACGGGTACCGGTGCTCCGGTGTGAGGCGGTAATTAACAGAGAGCACAACGGCGGGGACGTGGCGGCAGATTCGGCGACAGACGGCGTCGTAGCCGAAGGAGTCCGGCGAGAGGAACGCGAAGCCGCCTCCGTGAAAGTAGACGACGACGGGGAGAGTGCCGGCGGCGGGGGAGACTGCGGGGGCGAAGACGCGGAACCAGAGTTTGTTTTCGGCGTGAATGGTGACATCTTTGGAGGTAACACCATTAACGGCGGAGGAGCAGGCTTGGGCCTTGATATCGAGAAGGTTGGTTAGACAGCGATTAATGGTGCCGTTAGAGCGGCGCGCGGCGTCGGTGATCGTAGAAATAAAGCTTATTGAAATGCGTGCCTTCCATGGCATAGCCGGTTTGGGTTTTGCCGTTTCAGACCCTTTGGATGGCACCATTGTCGTTCCTGCGTTTCCAAGAATGAGAAAAGCTTCAGATGGGAAAATTGCAGAAGAACGACAACATGTGCCAACACGGACACTTATTTTGTTTCAAATGTTTGTTCGATGAAAGTTGCTTATTTAGTACAAATATGAAAACAGTATTTTGGTGATTTCAGTTAAAACAAGGTATTCCCTAAATTTAGTGTTCTAGTTTGATGAAATACATTTTAGGCCAATAGatctttgattttatgttttctgtcttttaataatctttaaattagttattacaaaatcaacatcttttaattatatgatGATTGCATAGAAAATTCCAATGTGCTCACATGTTTTTCACGTGTAATTTGAAATTGAGATAAGAAACTAAGACATGAGGTGATAGAACCAACCATTCCTAGGATAGCCAAAAGATAAGAATTCTGCCTTAGATATTTTGTTACATTCTTTTACTACAtacattcatatatttatatatttgttataataattactttataatcTATCTTTCATATTATTACTGATTAATTAATTGTGTAACTTTTACataaattgtatatatttgtttaatttaaaaaattcaagcGAGACCCGATGGTTTCGTACGAAATAACAGATTGGTATTGGAGGGCTTTTTTGCCCAGCGGGTCGAACCGTGACCACGGAGCGGTTAATGTGAGTGGACCCAACGGGGTGGATATTTCGGGTTTGGACTATCCGAAAACTCTCTTGGCTGTGGCGGGTTGTGACCCAATACAGGATTGGCGAAAAAAGTACTATGAATGGTTAAGGAAATCGGGTAAGGatgttgaaataattgaataCCCGAATATGATCCATGCGTTTCAATTGTTTCCGATTTTACCCGAGGCTTCTCAGTTTCTTTCTGACTTCAACCATTTCGTCAAAAAACAAGTTGCTGGTAGTTAGAGTTTAGTGTCATGtttgatattgtaatattataattatggtaataagattttattttcttataatattatGGTTTTTTAGTGTGAAATAAAAAGACGTAAAttgcattatgtttatgttggGTTGTGAAATGGAGCTGGGTAATCATATTACATAGTTATTGAAGATGTATTTAGTCGTATGCAATTATTGTaagtgtcataaaaatataactttattcatatattttgtaacCAAAGTATGCGAATGCCTTAAGTAAGTTTTACtaactttaattaaatcaataataagaactttgtaaataaatttataataatgataataataaacaCGCGAAAAAATACCAAGAAATAAGTATTGTGTTGATAGTGTACTAAAGTGAagaattcaattatttattaacatatcTTTtcgcttttatatatatattttttactttaaaataattttaaaaaatagaacatAAGTAAACTACTGCAACTATTTTCGTTCTTCGATATATTTGATATGTATgagtttaggaaaaaaaaaaaacttgataaaTAGGTATCTTGAAAAtacagacaaaaataaaataaacattccTTCAAAAGGATCTGACCTTTAGATGGtagcaaaatttgttaaatCTAAATTTGTACTTGtccaataaattaattaaatttcataacaatATACTTCCATGTTATATTTGAAAGTAAagttaagtaaatattttaaaattatttatctataCTCTTACATTTAAatgtcttttattatttttgtaatcatATCAATTTCAAATCAA is a window of Vigna unguiculata cultivar IT97K-499-35 chromosome 4, ASM411807v1, whole genome shotgun sequence DNA encoding:
- the LOC114181642 gene encoding probable carboxylesterase 18; this encodes MVPSKGSETAKPKPAMPWKARISISFISTITDAARRSNGTINRCLTNLLDIKAQACSSAVNGVTSKDVTIHAENKLWFRVFAPAVSPAAGTLPVVVYFHGGGFAFLSPDSFGYDAVCRRICRHVPAVVLSVNYRLTPEHRYPSQYDDGQNFLHFLDENRMVLPENADVSKCFLAGDSAGANLAHNVAVRVGKMGIRENLVENSGFRRIQVLGLVTIQPFFGGEERTEAEVKFEGAPLVSMERADWMWKAFLPDGSDRDHGACNVSGPNSEDLSGLDYPDTLVIVGGFDPLQDWQRRYYEWLTKSGKKAQLVEYPKMFHAFYVFPDLPESSQMMTQIKDFINKKLAQ
- the LOC114181109 gene encoding probable carboxylesterase 18; its protein translation is MPSQTEKPKLVLPLKTRVTLSFLSAVTDFARRCDGTVNRGFMKFLDYKTPSKAKSVNGVSTKDVTVDANRNLWIRVFTPKGYSGDGVLPVVIFFHGGGFAFLSPDSFAYDAVCRRFCRRIPAVIVSVNYRHTPEHRFPSQYDDGEDVLKFLAENPAVLPEYADLSKCFLAGDSAGANLAHQVAVRVAKSGLRGVRLVGLVSIQPWFGGEERTAAEVKFEGAPLVSTSRTDWLWKAFLPEGSDRDHWAVNVSGANSEDLSGLDYPNTLVIVGGFDPLQDWQRRYCEWLKKSGKKAQLIEYPTMIHAFYIFPELPESSQLISQVKDFITNRISDLKLSL